The Polynucleobacter sp. VK25 genome segment TAAGCATCGCTGTTATAAAAATACTGGGTTACGGCAGAGTTTGCACCTGCCTTCATTTTTTGCACAAAGAAATCAACATCGCTAGCAGGCGACTTTGCCTGTGGGTGTGTTTCTGGATAAGCGGCTACATCAATATGAAACCAGTCACCCGTTTCTGCACGAATAAATTCCACTAATTCATTGGCATGATGAAACTCACCGTACTGGCCCATGCCAGAGGGTAAATCTCCGCGTAAGGCCACAATGCGCTTCACGCCTAAGGCTTGATATTGCTTGAGCATCTCGCGCACGCTCTCACGTGAGCTACCAACACAAGATAAGTGGGGAGCAACCGCTGCACCGGCAGCATGAATGTCGCTCACTACCTTTAAAGTACCAGACTGAGTAGAGCCACCGGCTCCAAAGGTCACGGAATAAAACGCTGGCTTGAGTGCTTCGCTAAAACGCTCGCGCACAAGATGCAACTTACTCTCACCTTCAGGTGTTTTTGGAGGAAAGAATTCAACGCTTAATTCCATGATTTTGGGCCTAGGTATCTATTGATCAGTGATTGGATTAATAACGATAGTGGTCAGCCTTGTAAGGGCCTTGCTTCGTTACGCCAATGTAAGAGGCTTGCTGGTCTGACAACACTGTTAACTCTGCATTCAGAGTCTTGAGCTGTAAACGAGCAACCTTCTCATCCAAATGCTTAGGCAATGTGTAAACGCCGACTGGGTATTTATCTGTACCTACTGCATTCCACAGTTCAATCTGTGCAATCACTTGGTTAGCAAATGAAGAGCTCATTACGTAAGAAGGATGTCCTGTACCGCAACCCAAGTTAACCAGACGGCCTTTAGCCAAAATGATGATGCGCTTCTCAGGCTTGCCATTGGCAGCTGGGAAAATCACATGATCAACTTGTGGCTTGATTTCTTCCCACTTGTATTTTTCAATACCAGCAACATCGATCTCATTATCAAAGTGGCCGATGTTACAAACGATGGCTTGATTCTTCATCTTAGCCATGTGGTCATGTGTAATCACGTGGTAATTGCCCGTTGCAGAAACAAAGATATCGGCTTTATCAGCAGCGTAATCCATTGTTACAACACGATAGCCTTCCATTGCAGCTTGCAATGCACAAATTGGATCTACTTCAGTAACCCAAACTTGAGCAGACAAAGCGCGCAAGGCTTGAGCTGAACCCTTACCCACATCGCCGTAGCCACAAACTACTGCAACCTTACCGGCCACCATCACGTCAGTAGCACGTTTGATCGCATCTACTAAAGACTCACGGCAACCATAGAGGTTGTCGAATTTGCTCTTAGTAACAGAATCGTTTACGTTGATTGCAGGGAACTTCAAATCACCCTTAGCAAACATTTGATACAAGCGATGTACGCCTGTAGTAGTTTCTTCAGTAACGCCCTTAACTTTTTCTAAGCGTGTTGAATACCAAGTTGGGTCTTGTGCCAATTTTTTCTTGATGGCAGCAAACAAAATAGTTTCTTCTTCACTAGTCGGATGATTCAAGCAAGCTTGATCTTTCTCAGCGCGTGCGCCAAGGTGCAACAACAAAGTAGCGTCGCCACCGTCATCCAAAATCATATTGGTGTAACCACCGTCAGCCCACTCAAAAATGCGGTGAGTAAAGTCCCAATACTGCTCGAGGGTTTCGCCTTTGATCGCAAACACTGGTGTGCCATTAGCAGCGATTGCCGCAGCAGCATGGTCTTGTGTAGAGAAAATATTGCAAGATGCCCACTGAACTTCAGCGCCGAGCGCTTCAAGCGTCTCGATTAATACTGCAGTTTGAATAGTCATGTGCAAAGAGCCCGTAATACGTGCGCCACGCAATGGCTGTTGTGCAGCAAATTCATCGCGAATGGCAATCAGGCCAGGCATCTCAGTTTCAGCAATCGCGATTTCTTTACGACCAAAGTCAGCTAAAGAAATATCAGCAATTGCGCAACGAGTTGCTACAAAGTTATTTAAATCAGAAACGGTATTCATTAATGCTCCAGCTAAATACGATCCAATGCTGGAGTAGAAACTCGCTAGCCATTGAATCATGGGTTAGCGAGCGCGGTTGCAATTAGCAAACTCCGGGGGTTACCTTAGAGTCCACTCCCTTCAAGCCTGGGGAAGTGCTGGGTCTCAGCATTCCTTGCAACGCTCCTTGAAGGTATGTCGTAATTGTAAACAATTACGACATATTTCGCCTCAATACACCTACAAACTGCGTTTTTCCTACTTACAGACCTGCTGCGGCACGTAATGCAGCCGCTTTGTCTGTTTGCTCCCAAGTAAATTCTGGCTCTTCACGACCAAAGTGGCCATAAGCAGCAGTCTTCTTGTAAATTGGGCGCAAGAGATTCAACATCTTCACGATACCTTTTGGACGCAAGTCAAAATGCTCAGAAACCAATTGAGCAATCTTCTCATCGGAGATCTTGCCTGTGCCAAATGTGCTCACCATCACTGAAGTTGGCTTTGCAACGCCAATCGCGTAAGAGATCTGAATCAAGCACTTGCTTGCCAAACCAGCAGCAACTACGTTCTTCGCAACATAACGACCAGCGTATGCAGCAGAGCGATCAACCTTAGATGGATCTTTACCAGAGAAAGCACCACCACCGTGAGGAGCTGCGCCGCCGTAGGTATCTACAATAATTTTTCGCCCAGTTAAGCCGCAATCGCCTTGTGGGCCGCCGATAACGAAACGACCTGTTGGGTTCACCAAAAAGTTAATCGCGCCTTTGATCAAATGCTTAGGCAATACTGGTTTGATAATTTCTTCGATCACTGCTTCGCGCAATTTCTCGAGAGAGATGTCTTCATCGTGCTGAGTAGACAAAACAACTGTATCGATCGAGTCAGGCTTGCCATCTACATAACGCAATGTCACTTGTGACTTCGCATCAGGACGCAACCAGTTCAAACGGCCATCGCGACGCAATTGTGATTGACGCTCAACCAAACGATGTGACAAGTGAATCGGCAAAGGCATCAGCTCTGCAGTCTCATCACATGCGTAACCAAACATGAGGCCTTGGTCGCCAGCGCCCTGATCCAGGCCATCATCATGGGCCTTATCAACGCCTTGAGCGATATCGGGACTTTGCTTGTCATAAGCAACCAATACTGCACAACCTTTGTAGTCGATACCGTAGTCAGTGTTGTCGTAGCCAATTTCACGCAAAGTATTGCGGGCAACTTGGATGTAATCAACGTTAGCGTTGGTTGTAATTTCACCAGCCAAAACTACTAAGCCGGTGTTGCACAAAGTTTCTGCTGCAACTCGTGCAGTTGGATCTTGAGCCAAGATGGCATCAAGAATCGAATCAGAGATTTGGTCTGCTACTTTATCCGGGTGACCTTCAGAAACAGATTCTGAGGTAAAGAAGTAATCATTTGCCATTGCATATTCCTTTAATAATTAACACGATCATAGGGACAACTCGACGTGCCAGGAACTACAACGGCGACGCTTTAGCAGAATTTATGAATCGCCCTGCAAGTTGCCTTAACTCAGCGATAGGGTAATTTTATCTGAAAAATGCCTAATTCAGCAAATCAACCTGAAATCCACACACTGAGAGCGGCATTGAATATCATTGGGGGGTGAGAAAACTCCTACTTAAGCTCTGCCTCAATACGATTGCCGTGCTTCCACTTGCGCTTGTACAGCTTATTGGGGCTTCTTTAGGCATGCTGGCATATGTTGGCTCAAAACAGTACCGCTCACTTTTTCGCCCTCAATATGAAGCTGTTGTGAATACACGTGGCTTGCCACTCAAGCTATGGGAAGCGGTGCGCGCCTCCGGAATGTTGTTTTCAGACAGCTTGTGGATTTGGCGGAATCCACAAAAAGCCCTCTCATTAGTAGAAGTGCAAAACTGGGATGTAGTTGAAGCAGCAATCGGCGAAGGGCATGGCTTGGTGATGCTGACACCTCACCTCGGTGGCTTTGAAATCATCCCGCGCGTACTTGCCCAACATTTCCCAGCAACGATTCTTTACCGACCCTCACGCCAAGAATGGCTTAATGAGGTAGTAGAAGAGGGTCGCGCCTACCCTAATATGCATTTCGTTCCAACCAACCTCAATGGCGTGCGCCAAATGACTAGAGCGCTCACACGCGGCGAGGCTATTGGCATTCTTCCGGATCAGGTACCCAGTGGCGGTGAAGGTGTGTGGGTTCCGTTCTTCGGGCGCCCCGCGTACACAACACCATTACCGGCGCGTCTTGCCAATCGCAATAGCACGCCAGTAGTGATGTTTACCGCTAAGCGCAAAGGCCTTGGCCAGGGCTGGCTCATGCAAGCAACCCGTCTTGCGCCTTTATCTGAAGATGCCAACATTGCTGCTGCAGAACTCAATGTCGCTATTGAAAATGCAGTTCTCGTCGCGCCAGAACAATTCATTTGGTCATATAACCGCTACAAGCATCCCGCCGGTGCAGAATTGCCTCCAAGCAATTAAATAAATTCGTTATCATTTCTGGAATGACCTGGTTACAAAACCTTTTCAATTTCTTGGCGCTCAGTCTTCTGCGCCTCTTCGCCTTTCTACCTTATACGATTACCGTCCATGTGGGCTATGGCCTAGGTTGGCTTGCCGCCCATATTCCGAATAGCCGCACCCATGTAGTGAAAACCAATTTACGTTTGTGCTTTCCAAATCTAAGCGCAAAAGAAATTGACGATCTCGCCATTGAGCACTGGAAACTATTTGGCCGTAGCGTACTCGAGAGAAGTCGAATCTGGCTTGGTAGCGGCAAACAAATTACCGACATTGTCACCATTAAATCAGCCATCACCTTAGGGGATCGCAAGCCGCGCCTACTCATTAACCCACACTTTGTTGGCCTTGAAGGTGGCTTCATGGCCCTATCAGTCTTGGCCACTCAACACGACTGGCCTCGTGGCGCAGGGCTTTATCAAAATATGAAAAATCCTTTCTTCAATCAAAAAATGATTGAGTGGAGAAATCGTTTTGGTGGAAAGTCAATTGAAAGACAAAGTCGCTTACGCGATCTCATCCGAGAAATTCAAACGGGCAACTTTATTTTCATTGCGCCCGATATTGATTTAGGTCCGCGGGACTCGGTCTTCGTGCCCTTCTTTGGCATTCAGACCAACACCATCACTTCCGTATCTCGCCTGGCAAGGCTTAGCGGTGCTGAGGTCTGCTTAATGACGACCATACTAAATAATGATCGTAAAGCCTACACCTGTCACATCAGCGAACCTTTGCCGAACTTTCCAAGCGATGATGTTGAAAAAGATACGGCACGTTTAAATGAATATATCGAAGAGCTTGTTCGCGAAAGACCGGCAGAGTACTATTGGGTACATAAGCGTTTTAAACACAGACCCGAAGGCGAAGCTAGTCTTTACGATTAAACGGAAATATTTTGAGTACCAATACCAGCAACCCAGTACGTAAGCTACGCTTCACCAAGATGCATGGTGCTGGCAATGATTTCATTGTGCTCAATGGCATTAATCAAGATCTCAGTGGCATTAGCAAGGAACAATGGCAAGCGTTAGCGCATCGTCAATTTGGCATTGGCGCCGATCAAATTCTTTTAGTTGAAAAAGCAACGCGTCCTGATGCGGACTTTAGATATCGCATCTTCAATTCTGACGGCGGTGAAGTCGAGCAATGCGGCAACGGCTCACGTTGCTTCGTGCGTTTTGTGTTGGATCAAGGCTTATCTAACAAGAACCCTTTGCGGGTTGAAGTTGCACACACCGTTCTGACCCTCAAATCCCATCCCGATGGCCAGGTTGAGGTAGATATGGGTGCACCTATTTTTGAACATAGTCATATTCCATTTAACGCAAATGGTTTGGCAAGTGTCCAAGAGTTTCAAGAAACGCTCTATGCACTTCCTCTGAACCACCCTGCTACCCACGACAGTTTGGTTGGCGTTTTATCCATGGGCAACCCACATGCAGTGCAAGTGGTTGGTGATGTTGATAGCGCACCCGTGCTAGAGGAAGGCCCTGAGATTGAACGGTTTGTGGCGTTTCCAAAAAAGGTAAACGTCGGTTATATGCAAGCGATCAATCGCAATGCAATCAAGTTGCGCGTTTTCGAACGTGGCGCTGGGGAAACCTTAGCCTGTGGAACTGGCGCTTGTGCGGCGGTTGTTTCAGGAATACGCAGAGGCTTATTGGATTCACCAGTAAAAGTACATACCCGTGGCGGAGACCTGCTGATTGCTTGGGCTGGAGTCATTGAGGGGGTTGCTCAACCCGTCATCATGACTGGTCCAGCGGTTACCGTCTTTGAGGGTGAAACAGAAATCTAAGAGTCGTCGCTCTTAGATGCCATATTTATCGCGATAGGCTTTTACTGCTGGTAAATAATTTGTGAGCTGAGTGTCACTTGAGGCCATCAAGAACGACATTAATCCAGTCAAGTTGGCAATCGTAATCACTGGCAAACCAAACTCTTGCTCAACTGCTTGCACAGCAGATTTTTCGCCAATATCCACCGCATTGCCTGAGCGCTCCATCCGATCTAAAGCAATTAATACTGCCGCAGGCTCTGCTCCAGCTTTTCGAATGAGATCGACAGATTCCCTGACTGAAGTACCGGCAGAAATGACGTCATCAATAATGACAACTCGGCCTTTGACTGGTGCCCCAACTAACATACCGCCTTCACCATGATCTTTGGCTTCTTTGCGGTTGTAGGCATAAGGCACGTTGACACCGTTATCGGCTAAAGCGATAGCCGTGGCTGCTGCAAGCGTGATTCCCTTATATGCAGGGCCATAAAGCATGTCGAATTGCAGCTTAGATTCTTGCAAGGCTTTAGCGTAGTAGCGACCCAAGGCACTTAAGCGAGCACCATCATTAAATTCACCCGCATTAAAGAAATAAGGCGAGAGTCTTCCGGCTTTAGTTTTAAACTCTCCGAAGGACAAAACCTTTGCCTCCAAGGCAAAACGAATAAAGTTATCTTGATTTGAATTATTTGAGCTCATAGGCCTACATGTTACGCATCATTTCCGCGAACCTCAACGGTATCCGTTCTGCAGTCAAAAAAGGCTTTCTGCCATGGGCATTGAAGCAAAAAGCCGACTTCATTTGCATGCAAGAGCTTAAAGCCCAACGTGATGACCTAGAAGACGCCATTCTCAACCCTGATGGCATGCACGGGTTTTTCCATCACGCCGAGAAGAAGGGCTATAGCGGCTGCGGGATTTATACGCCCCATAAGCCAGACGAAGTCTTATATGGGTATGGCAATGAAGAGTTTGATGCGGAAGGACGCTACGTAGAGGCCCGTTTTAAAGGCTTATCAGTCATCTCTGTTTACATGCCCTCAGGCTCTAGCTCTGAGGAGCGCCAAGAGGCCAAATACCGCTATCTCGATAGTTTTCTGCCTCACCTTGTCGCCCTCAAAAAATCAGGGCGTGAAATCGTCCTATGCGGCGATGTCAATATTGCCCATCAAGAAATTGATCTAAAGAACTGGAAAGGCAATCTCAAGAATTCTGGCTTCTTACCGGAAGAGCGCGCATGGCTTACCAATCTCTTTAGCAAAGTGGGTTACGTCGATGTCTATCGACAGCTTGAGCCAGAGGCAACTGATGCTTGCTACACCTGGTGGAGCAATCGTGGCCAAGCCTATACTAAGAATGTTGGATGGCGCATTGACTATCACATCACTACACCCGGTATTGCTGCTACCGCTAAGAAAACTGCTGTCTACAAAGATGAAAAGTTTTCAGATCACGCGCCACTCACTGTGGACTACGACTGGAAAATTTAAGCAGTCGTAAATGTAAATAAAAAATGAAAGGGGAGTTACTCCCCTTCTTTTTTGATCTGAACGATCTTGAAATGAATCGTTGCCCAAATGAGAAGTAAAACGGGAGCGCCAATAATGGC includes the following:
- the metF gene encoding methylenetetrahydrofolate reductase [NAD(P)H] encodes the protein MELSVEFFPPKTPEGESKLHLVRERFSEALKPAFYSVTFGAGGSTQSGTLKVVSDIHAAGAAVAPHLSCVGSSRESVREMLKQYQALGVKRIVALRGDLPSGMGQYGEFHHANELVEFIRAETGDWFHIDVAAYPETHPQAKSPASDVDFFVQKMKAGANSAVTQYFYNSDAYFRFVDEAYDLGVTQPIIAGIMPITNSSQLLRFSDACGAEIPRWIRLRLQSYGDDIASIRAFGEEVVTDLCDQLLAVGAPGIHFYSLNQADAVLAIADNLGLTKKS
- the ahcY gene encoding adenosylhomocysteinase; translation: MNTVSDLNNFVATRCAIADISLADFGRKEIAIAETEMPGLIAIRDEFAAQQPLRGARITGSLHMTIQTAVLIETLEALGAEVQWASCNIFSTQDHAAAAIAANGTPVFAIKGETLEQYWDFTHRIFEWADGGYTNMILDDGGDATLLLHLGARAEKDQACLNHPTSEEETILFAAIKKKLAQDPTWYSTRLEKVKGVTEETTTGVHRLYQMFAKGDLKFPAINVNDSVTKSKFDNLYGCRESLVDAIKRATDVMVAGKVAVVCGYGDVGKGSAQALRALSAQVWVTEVDPICALQAAMEGYRVVTMDYAADKADIFVSATGNYHVITHDHMAKMKNQAIVCNIGHFDNEIDVAGIEKYKWEEIKPQVDHVIFPAANGKPEKRIIILAKGRLVNLGCGTGHPSYVMSSSFANQVIAQIELWNAVGTDKYPVGVYTLPKHLDEKVARLQLKTLNAELTVLSDQQASYIGVTKQGPYKADHYRY
- the metK gene encoding methionine adenosyltransferase codes for the protein MANDYFFTSESVSEGHPDKVADQISDSILDAILAQDPTARVAAETLCNTGLVVLAGEITTNANVDYIQVARNTLREIGYDNTDYGIDYKGCAVLVAYDKQSPDIAQGVDKAHDDGLDQGAGDQGLMFGYACDETAELMPLPIHLSHRLVERQSQLRRDGRLNWLRPDAKSQVTLRYVDGKPDSIDTVVLSTQHDEDISLEKLREAVIEEIIKPVLPKHLIKGAINFLVNPTGRFVIGGPQGDCGLTGRKIIVDTYGGAAPHGGGAFSGKDPSKVDRSAAYAGRYVAKNVVAAGLASKCLIQISYAIGVAKPTSVMVSTFGTGKISDEKIAQLVSEHFDLRPKGIVKMLNLLRPIYKKTAAYGHFGREEPEFTWEQTDKAAALRAAAGL
- a CDS encoding lysophospholipid acyltransferase family protein produces the protein MRKLLLKLCLNTIAVLPLALVQLIGASLGMLAYVGSKQYRSLFRPQYEAVVNTRGLPLKLWEAVRASGMLFSDSLWIWRNPQKALSLVEVQNWDVVEAAIGEGHGLVMLTPHLGGFEIIPRVLAQHFPATILYRPSRQEWLNEVVEEGRAYPNMHFVPTNLNGVRQMTRALTRGEAIGILPDQVPSGGEGVWVPFFGRPAYTTPLPARLANRNSTPVVMFTAKRKGLGQGWLMQATRLAPLSEDANIAAAELNVAIENAVLVAPEQFIWSYNRYKHPAGAELPPSN
- a CDS encoding lipid A biosynthesis acyltransferase, coding for MTWLQNLFNFLALSLLRLFAFLPYTITVHVGYGLGWLAAHIPNSRTHVVKTNLRLCFPNLSAKEIDDLAIEHWKLFGRSVLERSRIWLGSGKQITDIVTIKSAITLGDRKPRLLINPHFVGLEGGFMALSVLATQHDWPRGAGLYQNMKNPFFNQKMIEWRNRFGGKSIERQSRLRDLIREIQTGNFIFIAPDIDLGPRDSVFVPFFGIQTNTITSVSRLARLSGAEVCLMTTILNNDRKAYTCHISEPLPNFPSDDVEKDTARLNEYIEELVRERPAEYYWVHKRFKHRPEGEASLYD
- the dapF gene encoding diaminopimelate epimerase — its product is MHGAGNDFIVLNGINQDLSGISKEQWQALAHRQFGIGADQILLVEKATRPDADFRYRIFNSDGGEVEQCGNGSRCFVRFVLDQGLSNKNPLRVEVAHTVLTLKSHPDGQVEVDMGAPIFEHSHIPFNANGLASVQEFQETLYALPLNHPATHDSLVGVLSMGNPHAVQVVGDVDSAPVLEEGPEIERFVAFPKKVNVGYMQAINRNAIKLRVFERGAGETLACGTGACAAVVSGIRRGLLDSPVKVHTRGGDLLIAWAGVIEGVAQPVIMTGPAVTVFEGETEI
- the pyrE gene encoding orotate phosphoribosyltransferase is translated as MSSNNSNQDNFIRFALEAKVLSFGEFKTKAGRLSPYFFNAGEFNDGARLSALGRYYAKALQESKLQFDMLYGPAYKGITLAAATAIALADNGVNVPYAYNRKEAKDHGEGGMLVGAPVKGRVVIIDDVISAGTSVRESVDLIRKAGAEPAAVLIALDRMERSGNAVDIGEKSAVQAVEQEFGLPVITIANLTGLMSFLMASSDTQLTNYLPAVKAYRDKYGI
- a CDS encoding exodeoxyribonuclease III; this encodes MLRIISANLNGIRSAVKKGFLPWALKQKADFICMQELKAQRDDLEDAILNPDGMHGFFHHAEKKGYSGCGIYTPHKPDEVLYGYGNEEFDAEGRYVEARFKGLSVISVYMPSGSSSEERQEAKYRYLDSFLPHLVALKKSGREIVLCGDVNIAHQEIDLKNWKGNLKNSGFLPEERAWLTNLFSKVGYVDVYRQLEPEATDACYTWWSNRGQAYTKNVGWRIDYHITTPGIAATAKKTAVYKDEKFSDHAPLTVDYDWKI